The Thalassotalea piscium sequence ACTAGCTATGTAACCGTTTTTACTGCGTATAAAGTAGAACATCTAATAAATAAAACAGATATAAGCTTGTTCGAACTGATCAAGTTTGTAAAAGCGTAATAAAATTAATGATTACGCTTTCACCGTTTTATATTGTGAGCGATCAGCCCCAGTTATCCATAGACGATCTTTTTCGACCGCCAATTTTGGGAATTATTAAGCCTAATAACAAACCAATAACTAACACTACTGCGCCATTAAAGAACCATTCTTTCTTAAGTTCAGTATCTTGATTTTTGATTTTGAGCTTTGTTTCTTCAAGTTCTTGATTCAATTCACTTACTTTATTATCGAAAACTTTAGCGTCTTTGTTAAGTCTTGCTATTTCACTATTTGCTTGATCAAGTTGATTTAAAAGACCCGCATTATCACTTGAGTTATTGGCCAATTGAGTTTTTAAACGAGCAACTTGATCACGAACCCCTGGAGTTGTTGAGATATATTTATCCTCCACCCATGTTTCTCGTCCTTTGCTGTCTATAATTTGGGTATAGTCGTTTTCTGCTTTGCCAGTGAGCTTAATTTCTTCGCCAGCAGTAATGGTGCCTAAAATACGGTAGTTATTTCCTGGTCCAGTATGCATGTAAATAAACAGGTCGTCAGAAATATAACCTGCTACTAAATTATCGGTTGCTTCTTCTGCTAGTAATACAGAACTAAAAAGGAAAAAAATACTAGCAAATAAACATTTTATGATTTTCATGGCTTACCAAATTCTCTAACGATATTTTTACTAAAAATAGTAGGGTTTTGTGACGAGGGAATCAAGCTAAGTTTTCGCTAAATCAGGTATTTCTTCAATATTGTTGTGTAAAAAGTATTGCTAGAGCCTAAATGCTTTTGTATGGTGTGCTTTTGTTAGTCAAATTTAGGCATATATGAATACTGAGGTAGAGCTGAAATATCTGGTCTTATCATCCGATGTAGAGGCAAAAGTTACATCACTACTAACTACTGAAGGAATTTCTTTTGATAAAAAGAGTAAAGAGCTGTCAAATTGTTATTTTGACACTGCTGATTTAACCCTTAGAAAAAAAGATTATGGTTTAAGAGTTCGTGGTTGTGAAAATAAATTTGAGCAAACCATAAAAACAGCAGGGGTTGTTGTTGGGGGCCTACATAAAAGGCCCGAATATAATGTTGATATACAAAGCACTTTCCCTGACTTATCACTTTTCCCCAAAAATATTTGGTCGCCTGAAGATAATATAGAAAAAATACAACAACAATTAATTTCACTATTTGACACTGACTTCACGCGAATTATTTGGCTTGTTGATTTTAAAGATAGCAAGATTGAATTAGCATTTGATCAAGGCAAAATAAGCTCTGATGGGCAACATCTCGATATTTCAGAAATTGAATTAGAATTAGTTGAAGGCAGTATTGAGCACTTATTTGATTTAGCTAAGACACTCTTTAAATGTTTACTGGTTCGCCCAGGCTTAAAAAGTAAAGCAGCTCGTGGTTATCAGCTTTGGCATAAATTAGGGCCGAAAGATCTTGATGAAAACATACAAATTGATACCAGTGGCGTTACCTTAACTGAAAGTTTTAGCCAAGGAATAGCACATTGTTTGAATCAGTTGCATTTGGCCGTTGATAATTATATTCGAGAACCGACTTATGTTCATTTAGTGCAGGCTGTTAATGTATTAGTGATGTTACGGCATGGTTTCTGGTTATTTGATTTGCGCCTGAATGAAAAAGGGCAGGGGATCCGTGAACAAATTAGTTATTTTATTCATTTGTTTGCGTGGTTAGATAATGCAGTTTATTTTCAAGAGTTAATGAATAAAACAGGAAATTATCGCAAAAAACTTGAATTAAGTGACCAGTTAATTGAGCAGCTTCGCATTGAAAAACAACGCTTTCCGGAGCCTGCAGATGTTATAGCGCTTATTCATGGTGAACGTTTCAATCAGCTTCAGCTATCTTTAGTGGAACTTGTTATTTCTAAAGCGGAGCAAGTGTTTATTCCGTATACCGGCGAGATTAACTATCGCGAATATGCAACAGAAAAACTGTCAGCAAGTTTACATGATTTGAAGTCGGTTTTATCTGAAGATAGTGTAACGATTGATCAGTACCTTGGTGTAAGAAAGTTAGTGAGAAGAAGCTTATTAACCGGTGGCTGGTTTGGACTATTGTTTGATGCCAAGTTATGTAATCAATTTAGACGTCCATGGCTAGATTTACAGCAAGGGCTTGGGGAATTAAGAAGTTTATCGATAATTCATCAGCAGCTTAAGCGCTTAGAAGATGCACCTAACAAACTAATTAGTTGGCAGCAAAGTAAATTAGATAATTTGTTAATGGCATTAGAGCATAGTCGTTTAAGTGCCACGTCGCAGCAGCCCTACTGGTTAGATTGAATTGGTTCTAGGATCTTAGATCCTAGAATTATTGTTTATTTGTCACGTAGTTAATTAAATCGTCCATAAGCCTACGCTTTATTTCAAGCTGTTGCTCTGCATCTAATTGATATTTTTCAGCAAGTACTTGGTAATCATCTAATGAAAGACTGACTGTTAAGCGAGGTCTTTTAGGCCTTTTATTTGTAGTAAGGCCTAGTATATCTCGAATTTTATCTGACGGGCTTAAGCCGTCTTCAAGAGCTTCTTTTCGGATTTCTAATTGTATTTTTTCATCCATATCAAAAGCGACTTGAGTGGCTTTAGCCGCTTTTAATGATGAATGCCATTTCTCTGGTATTTCTCTACTCACGATTAACTTCCTGGATACATATCAACGATGTCGGTAGTTGGGCGATACATGGTCAGAAAAACATCAGTGTCGCCATCCTGCCAAACTTCTAGTTCGATCCCACAATACTCATCTTGATCTAATAACTGATATAACTCAAATTGTTCGCCGGAGTCTTCACCCTCGTACTTAGATAGTGTTTCGTGACGATCGTCTTTGCGATGAAAGTAGCCAACTTGTGCATAAATGCGTTGCTGATATTGCTCGGCTGTCCAACCACTTGTTTGGCTATTGTCGTTTTGACGTTGCAATATAGCGTTACCTGGTTCATCAAAAATGGTCGCAAAATCGTCTAAATTAAACAAAGTTTCAACATCTTGGTGATCAATCTTTACTGAAAATTTCAGGTAGGTTTTATCATCTACGTCAAGCGATAAATAAAGCTCGATATTATTGTTGCCTGAAAGAACCCATTCTGTTTGTGTTTTATTCTCGAATTCGTATGTGTTTACTGCGGTTACTTGGAATTGTGCTGAGCGTAAACTTTCAGGTAAAGCGAAACTGTCTGTCAATGCGATAATATCATTAACCATAAGATCGTTAGCTTGGCTTATTTTTCTTTGTGGTTGTTCTTTCTTAAAAATATTTTTTAGAAAGCTCATAGTTTATCACCATAAATAACATACCTGAACGCATTGCGTTCAGGTATGTGGTACGTTTAACAAGCTTAAAGTTATTTTTGCTTAGCCTTTAAGCGCTCAAGTACAGAGTTTGCACTATTATCAGTCCCACCAATTCCTGCTTCTTTAAGCTGTGCAGCTAAAGAGGTATCTGCGTTTTCTGAAGCAAGTACTTCTGCAGCTTTCATTTTATCATCAAACTTTTGCTGCTTAGCTTTAATACGCTCAAGTGAGTCTTTTGCGCTTAATAGCTTAGAGTTACTTGATGAAAAGTTATCAGTAATGGCTGACGTTGCTTTTTGTACACTTTCAGTAGTTTTTACCATAGATAACTGGCGCTTGTACTCTTGCACTTGGCGTTCACTTTTCTTCACTAGTTCTTTTAGGCGGTTAGCACTGCCTTCAAAGCTGTCTAACGCTTGTTGTTGGTTTGATAATTCGCTTTCTAGCGTTGATATTTTTTCAGCAACAGCTAGTGCTAATGTTTCATCACCTTTTTCAAGTGCTTGTACGGCATAACCTTCATGCTCTACAACTTCACGCTTTATGCGATCAACTTCTCTGCTTGCAGCCATTTGTTGCGCCATAACGCCAGTTAAATCACGTTTAGCTTTTGTTAAGTGGTTTTCAGCGTCACGAATTTCTTGTTCAAAAATACGCGTTGCATTTGAATCAACAATTGATTCACCAACTTCTGTAGCACCACCTCGGATAGCGGTCATAATTTTTTTAAAAATACTCATAATAATCTCCTTGGGTGGTTATTAAATTAGGTAGTCGCTCATATCATCAATAATTTCAATTGCATTATTATTGAGTACGGCAAGTTCATGTTCAATGTCACTGAACGTTGAGTTAATTGATAAGGCGCCAAACAATACATATTTATCACCAATTTTTGAAAAAGATGATAATGGCATTGGAATGTTCATCTCTAACATGCTTTCATGTAGGTCATGTATGCTGTCAGCTTTAACTTCATCTTTGCCCCATAAATAAGTAATACATAATATTTGGTCGTCAGTAACTGAAACAAATATTGGTAACTCTTCACGATCAATGACGGTAATTTGTAATACGTCTACTTCGCCTGAAATAGGTTGACAGTCGAACACCATCCCTGTTTCTGAATTATCAGCAAGTGCATTTAAGTGGTTAGCAATTTTATGAATATTCATATTCTTCCTCGTATTTTTCTGTAACATTTAATTATTCATTGCTTATGAATAACCAATGTCGCTTCGACATATTATGTCGATGTGGGTAATTTAGCATTTAGACATAATATGTCAAGCCATTATTTTAGTTTTTCTATCTTATTAATACTTTTATTCTTGTAGATGAGATTCATTTAACCCCTGTTGGTCTCGCCATGCTTTTTGATGTAATTGATAAATAGCATGGCTGCCTAAGTAATTTATGGGGATTGTATCTTTCAAAACAAAAAAGTTTTTCGGAAATTCAAATGCGCCGTAGAGCATTGGCAATGTCAACCATGCCTGTTCGACTTCAAGCTTATCTAAAGCCTTTAAGCGAGTTAGCGGGCTTGCACCATATTTGCTTGCGATTGTCCAACCCCATTCCCCGAAGCTTGGTACATTGTCGTGGTATTGCTCTACTTGGGCAAAGTTTGCTGCAGCCACGGTTTTACCAATGGCAATAAAGGCTTCTTTAGCGTGATATGGGCTTGCTGATTGAATAGCAATAATACCATCACCGGCTAGAAGCTGGCTTAATCGCGCATAAAAGTTCACTGAATAAAGTTTATTGAGATCGGGGTGGCTGGGATCAGGCAAGTCAACAATAATGGTGTCAAATGCAACTTTATTGGCGAGTAATTCGTCAATTGCGAGAAAGGCATCTTGGTACCTAATTTTTACTCTTGGATCAGAAAAACTTTGCTGTGTTAGTTGACTTATTTGGTGTGCAAGGGTGCTAGGAAGTTTTTCAAAGGGACGCTGAAATATGTCTATCAACTCCTTGTCTAAGTCGATAAGTGTTACTTCTTTTGGAGACCATGCTAAAACATCTCTGAGGGCTAGGCCATCACCACCACCAATAATTAGAACTTTGTCTTGGCGAGCTGATGCAGCTAGTGCAGGCGTAACAAGGTAATTGTGGTAAATATGTTCATCAGCTGAAGAAAACTGTAAACGGCCATTAATATAAAAATTTATAATTGGCTGATGCTCGCCACCGATATTTCGCTCGGTAAACGTTAATTGTTGGTAGCGGGTTTTGTCGGTATAAACTACTTTATCTAAATACAGTAAGTTACTCATTTGATTGAGCCATTGGTTACCATGCTGATAAATAAAGAAAATTAAAACCAGTAATAGCAAATGAAGGGCTAGTAAGAGCTTTTTCCATTTTAATCTATGCCAATAGAAAGTAATAAAGGCAAGCCCTGCTGCTAGGTTTAAGGCCGCGGTCAATGCACTGGCTTTGCTAATATCAATGGCTAATAAAAAAATTACCCAAATAGCGGCACCGATGCCTGCACCAATATAATCAGCACCATAAATAGTGCCTAAATTATTTTTTAGATGTTTCTGGTGGATATGTTCGCGAATTTGGGCAATTAACGGGATTTCCATACCAATAAAAAAACCCAGTAATAACCCAAAAAAGTAAGGGCTATTAAATGCAAGAAAACTGACTTGCTTTAAATAACCACCTCGCGGAGTTATATCTGGCGGTAATGAAAACATTTCAGCTACAAGTTGTGGAAATGTTTGGCTTAGTGCGATGAGCCCACCAATAATTAAGATGGCGCTACTGCCTAAAAATGCAATGATTAGCTCTAACCAAACGAAACCATTGAATGCACAACGAATTTTGCGTGCGGCGAAAGCGCCTAAACCCATAGCTACAATCATTAAACCGATCATAGTATAAATAGCACTTTCCATCACGCCAAGAACGCGACCTGCGTAATGTGAAAGTAAATACTCGTATATTAGACCACAGCCTGCTAAAACGGCCATGGTAATAATTAACAGTATATCGTGCTTTATTAGATCATAACGACCTAACAGCGTTGCATCTGATTGTTTCAATGTTGATATTGTATGTTAAGGCTTATAAAGCGCTGAACCTTAAGCCATTAGCGCTGTTAAAATTAATGCAATTGAAATACTTATAGCCATTTCAACACTCGCAACACCAATATTACTTTGATGGTCTACTTCTTCTACTAAGTTGATACCCCATAATATTATGCGTTTAGCGATAGCTGTTAAAATAGAAACCAGTAATGTCATTACAATACTAAACACTAACCAAGCGAAAATATTGAACCATAAAGTGTCAGGACTATAACTTAAAAAGTAACTGGCTGCAGTTACTGCTAATGCGGTGCTAATTACCTGTCCGCTATAGCGAATAGCTAACGCTACTTGCCCATTTTCAAATGCTTCTTGTAAACTGTCGTTTTGGTTGTTTTTAGCGTATTGGTATTCTCTGATGCGCGTGACAAGTACGAGCATTGCTTGAGATACAATAAAGCCACATATAATGGCGGTAAACGTACTTATATCGATGCCATGAACCCAAAGCAAAACAGCGCGGATAACTATTGCCGTTGCAATAGTACTAGCTGCGTCTACAAGACCAACACTAATGTTTTTCGCTTTAATTTGTTCAGCCTTATTTAATTTGTTAAGCGCGACTCGATCATGAATAACTCGGCCAAGTTTGATTAAAACAAGCCCTAGGATGCCATAAGTAAACATACCAACAGCTTCCATTAAATAACTTTCTGCATTCTCTCCAGTAATTGCCCCCGTTAATACAATACCCAAAGCTGTAACACTACCAGCTAAACTTATACCAAAAGCAAAGTTATCTTCTTTTGCTAGCTCGTCAGTTGAACTAACTTTAGCTGATACCCCTGATACAAAGCGCATTGCACCTAATAGAATGATCGCAATAGAAATATCTATCGCAAGAAAGATAAGTAAGTCTAAGTTTAACCCTGTGATTTCAAACAATGTATTCATAATAATTCCTTGACTGCCTCTCGTTATTTGCCACGTCTAAAGCTACGAGAAGTGGTACTTTTACTGTTTCTAAAATTGCCACCTTGGGCATAAGAAGATTTTTTAGCGTTACTACTTTTTTTGGCATATCTGCTGTTATTAGTGGTAGCTGAGTTAAAACGTTTCGCGCTTGTTTGGGCTTGTTTACTCTGCCCTGAAAGGCTTGAAGAGCCTGTACGATTTTTACTGTAAGCGCTGGTATATTTTTGCCCGCGACTTTCAAATGATTTACGTGTACGGGTATCGAGTTGTGTTTGCTTTTGCAGTTGCCCAGGAGAGCTGTAACGTGTACGACCATAATCATGGTAATAGCTGTAGTTACGTGAACGCCCCCATTGGTTGTAGGAAACACGACGACGAGAATCAAGCAGGTTATCCATCATGGCGTACATGCCATACCATTGCCAAAATGACATGCCATTACTGCCTGTTGTCCAACTACCGTAATTAGGATTCCCAATTAGCTGTTCACCAACACCAAAGTCTTGTGCATTATTTGCCGCCAAGCTTTGTGACTTAGATAAGGAATTTACTCTCGGTAATAAACCATCAGACATATCTGCTAGCACATTAAGCGGATCGCTCAATGCATCAGAATATAAAACAGGATCTGCCGCTTGATAAATGTTAAGTATTTCTTCGTAACGTGCATTATTATCAACAAAAAGCTCAGGACTATTCTTGACGGTATTTAACCTATCAACAATTGACTTATAAATAGGGCTTGCGGTAGTTGCTTCTTTACGAAACTCATTCACAAGTTCAACAAAGTCAGGTTTTAGTTCAACCACCTTGTCTGCATATTGTTTAATAAGTATAGCGTTACGAACCTGATTACTATCAAGTGCTTGCCCTAGCTGTTCAACACGTTGCTGGGTGATCGGCAATTGCTTTTCAATTTGTTCAACAACAGGGTCTGAACAGCCAAACAAGGCTAACATTAGACTTAAAATAATGATTTTTGAATAGTGCATTTCTGCCATAGTTTCCTCAAAAATGCTATGGTTATCATTTATTAATAACACTTGTGACATAATATGTCCAACTGTTTATTGATAAAAATTTACTATGAATAAACAATAATAAATGTATTAATAAAAACGTATAACAAAATTTTAACGTACTGTAGCACATTGCACAATCAAGTTGAGGCCTAAATGAAAACACTTACTCGTAAAAACTTTCTTCCTATCTTAGTTAAACAGGAGAATTTACGATGGTCACAATTTTCAGAACAATATCCCCAAAGCTATTTAGGGTTAGATCAAGCGCAATTAAATGATTTTAAAAGCGCATTAGCCTTAAGCGATTTTATTTTTAATAGTGCGATTCAAGCGCCTGAAATTGTAGTTGAATTATTTCAGGGGGCACAATTTGAACACAGCATTGATTACTTAACTGAATTAAACACAATATTAGCTAGTTGTGAGTCTGAAGAGCAATTACATCGCTTGTTAAGACGTTATCGGTTAAAAGCTATGGTAACTATTGCCGTTGCCGACTTACTGTATAACGTAGCCCTTGATTTCTCATTGCAGAGGCTATCAAAACTAGCAGATGCACTAATTTTGTCAGCACTAAACTGGCTGTCAGGGTTTTGCTATAAACAATGGGGGGTACCTCAAAATGATAAAGGTGAAACTATGCCTTTACTTGTTTATGGCATGGGAAAATTAGGTGGAAACGAGTTGAACTTTTCTTCAGATATTGACCTTATTTTTGCGTACCCAGAAAAAGGGCAAACCAAAGGTGCAAGGCGTGAATTAGACAACCAACAGTTTTTTATTCGACTAGGGCAAAAGTTAATTACAGCATTGCATCAACAGACTGCAGATGGTTTTGTGTATCGAGTTGATATGCGATTACGCCCTTTTGGTGATAGTGGTCCGTTAGTACTTACTTTTAATGCAATGGAAGACTATTACCAAGAGCAAGGTCGTGATTGGGAGCGTTATGCGATGTTAAAAGCGCGTTTAATTGGTGAAGGAAAGTATCATTTGCAGCTTTCAAGCTTATTAAGGCCTTTTGTTTATCGTCGTTATATCGACTTTAGCGTAATAGACAGTTTACGCCGTATGAAAGCAATGATCGCCCAAGAGGTAAGGCGAAAACAATTGGCTAATAATATTAAATTGGGCGCTGGAGGGATTCGAGAAGTTGAATTTATAGTACAAGTTTTTCAACTAATTAGAGGCGGTCGAATTAAAGCCTTACAGCAACGAAATTTACTGACGGTTTTACCTTTATTGGTTGAGCATGGTGAAATAAGTAAGCAAAGTGAACAAGTACTTGAAAGTACTTATAGGTTCTTGCGCCGTGTTGAAAATATTATACAAGCATTGGCTGATCAACAAACGCAAACTTTGCCAGATTCACCGTTAGATCAGGCTAGAATATTGTTTGTATTAGGTGATGATCAGTTCCCAACTTGGCATAGCTTTTTAGATCACCTGCAGGCCTTGATGCAGGGTGTTCATCAAGAGTTTAATAAGCTGATTGGAGAGGAAAGCCCACATCATCAAACTGAAGATCACCATTGGGCTACCTTGTGGGATAGCCAATGGGATGATCAGGAGTCGATTGAATGGATTGTTCAATCACAATCTCATTGGCCAGCGGCTCAAATGTGGCAGTTGTTAAAAAGCTTTAGAGAAGATAATAAAAAGCGCAGTATTGGTAGTCGTGGGCGACAAGTCTTAGATAAGTTAATTCCATTGTTGTTGTCGTATTTAGTTGATCTTAAAGCCGATGAAACGGCACTACAACGTATTTTATTAGTGATTGATAAAGTTTCAACTAGAACAGCCTATTTAGAGCTACTTTATGAAAATGAAGGCGCATTAAAGCATTTAGTTAAACTTTGCCAAGTAAGCCAGTGGATAGCAGAGCACATTATAAAATACCCTATTTTATTAGATGAGCTTATCGACCCTACATTATTGAATTCACCTCCAGCATTAAGTAGTTATTCAGAGCACCTACGAGAAAGTTTACTTCGGGTGCCAGAAGAGGACCTAGAAGCACAAATGGAGTTGTTACGACAATTCAAACAAGCGCAGCAATTACGTATTGCAGTCGCTGATATTGTCGGCGTTTTGCCTATTACCAAAGTGAGTGACCATTTAACTGCATTAGCGCAAGCAATAGTGGGTGAAGTAATTAATATGGCATGGCAGCAAGTTACACTGCGCTATGGTGTGCCAAGCTCTATTGCTTTACTCGATAACAAAGCATTTGCAGTAATAGGTTACGGTAAAATGGGAGGGATTGAATTGGGCTATGCCTCAGACCTCGATTTAGTTTTTATTCATAACTGCGCCCCTAATGATTTAACTAATGGCGCGAGAAAAGTTGTGGCTAGTCAATTTTATGCAAAATTAGCACAACGGATCACTCATATTTTTAGT is a genomic window containing:
- a CDS encoding DUF350 domain-containing protein, translated to MNTLFEITGLNLDLLIFLAIDISIAIILLGAMRFVSGVSAKVSSTDELAKEDNFAFGISLAGSVTALGIVLTGAITGENAESYLMEAVGMFTYGILGLVLIKLGRVIHDRVALNKLNKAEQIKAKNISVGLVDAASTIATAIVIRAVLLWVHGIDISTFTAIICGFIVSQAMLVLVTRIREYQYAKNNQNDSLQEAFENGQVALAIRYSGQVISTALAVTAASYFLSYSPDTLWFNIFAWLVFSIVMTLLVSILTAIAKRIILWGINLVEEVDHQSNIGVASVEMAISISIALILTALMA
- the glnE gene encoding bifunctional [glutamate--ammonia ligase]-adenylyl-L-tyrosine phosphorylase/[glutamate--ammonia-ligase] adenylyltransferase, with the translated sequence MKTLTRKNFLPILVKQENLRWSQFSEQYPQSYLGLDQAQLNDFKSALALSDFIFNSAIQAPEIVVELFQGAQFEHSIDYLTELNTILASCESEEQLHRLLRRYRLKAMVTIAVADLLYNVALDFSLQRLSKLADALILSALNWLSGFCYKQWGVPQNDKGETMPLLVYGMGKLGGNELNFSSDIDLIFAYPEKGQTKGARRELDNQQFFIRLGQKLITALHQQTADGFVYRVDMRLRPFGDSGPLVLTFNAMEDYYQEQGRDWERYAMLKARLIGEGKYHLQLSSLLRPFVYRRYIDFSVIDSLRRMKAMIAQEVRRKQLANNIKLGAGGIREVEFIVQVFQLIRGGRIKALQQRNLLTVLPLLVEHGEISKQSEQVLESTYRFLRRVENIIQALADQQTQTLPDSPLDQARILFVLGDDQFPTWHSFLDHLQALMQGVHQEFNKLIGEESPHHQTEDHHWATLWDSQWDDQESIEWIVQSQSHWPAAQMWQLLKSFREDNKKRSIGSRGRQVLDKLIPLLLSYLVDLKADETALQRILLVIDKVSTRTAYLELLYENEGALKHLVKLCQVSQWIAEHIIKYPILLDELIDPTLLNSPPALSSYSEHLRESLLRVPEEDLEAQMELLRQFKQAQQLRIAVADIVGVLPITKVSDHLTALAQAIVGEVINMAWQQVTLRYGVPSSIALLDNKAFAVIGYGKMGGIELGYASDLDLVFIHNCAPNDLTNGARKVVASQFYAKLAQRITHIFSTRMNSGILYDLDMRLRPSGNSGVLVVHIDSFEQYQLDEAWTWEHQALVRARAIYGHKELVDKFNEIRKNTLTKPRDVNDLQAAVVEMRNKMQSHLDKSTLTENDIKQSRGGLVDIEFLAQYLVLANYPSHVNEWLPSDNIHIFKTLLNWQVITTEECEKLISHYCQLRDFGHHCVLKNKANLMPMSEFESYAKVTNNIFNKYLT
- a CDS encoding CYTH and CHAD domain-containing protein → MNTEVELKYLVLSSDVEAKVTSLLTTEGISFDKKSKELSNCYFDTADLTLRKKDYGLRVRGCENKFEQTIKTAGVVVGGLHKRPEYNVDIQSTFPDLSLFPKNIWSPEDNIEKIQQQLISLFDTDFTRIIWLVDFKDSKIELAFDQGKISSDGQHLDISEIELELVEGSIEHLFDLAKTLFKCLLVRPGLKSKAARGYQLWHKLGPKDLDENIQIDTSGVTLTESFSQGIAHCLNQLHLAVDNYIREPTYVHLVQAVNVLVMLRHGFWLFDLRLNEKGQGIREQISYFIHLFAWLDNAVYFQELMNKTGNYRKKLELSDQLIEQLRIEKQRFPEPADVIALIHGERFNQLQLSLVELVISKAEQVFIPYTGEINYREYATEKLSASLHDLKSVLSEDSVTIDQYLGVRKLVRRSLLTGGWFGLLFDAKLCNQFRRPWLDLQQGLGELRSLSIIHQQLKRLEDAPNKLISWQQSKLDNLLMALEHSRLSATSQQPYWLD
- a CDS encoding polyamine aminopropyltransferase produces the protein MKQSDATLLGRYDLIKHDILLIITMAVLAGCGLIYEYLLSHYAGRVLGVMESAIYTMIGLMIVAMGLGAFAARKIRCAFNGFVWLELIIAFLGSSAILIIGGLIALSQTFPQLVAEMFSLPPDITPRGGYLKQVSFLAFNSPYFFGLLLGFFIGMEIPLIAQIREHIHQKHLKNNLGTIYGADYIGAGIGAAIWVIFLLAIDISKASALTAALNLAAGLAFITFYWHRLKWKKLLLALHLLLLVLIFFIYQHGNQWLNQMSNLLYLDKVVYTDKTRYQQLTFTERNIGGEHQPIINFYINGRLQFSSADEHIYHNYLVTPALAASARQDKVLIIGGGDGLALRDVLAWSPKEVTLIDLDKELIDIFQRPFEKLPSTLAHQISQLTQQSFSDPRVKIRYQDAFLAIDELLANKVAFDTIIVDLPDPSHPDLNKLYSVNFYARLSQLLAGDGIIAIQSASPYHAKEAFIAIGKTVAAANFAQVEQYHDNVPSFGEWGWTIASKYGASPLTRLKALDKLEVEQAWLTLPMLYGAFEFPKNFFVLKDTIPINYLGSHAIYQLHQKAWRDQQGLNESHLQE
- a CDS encoding YjfI family protein, with protein sequence MNIHKIANHLNALADNSETGMVFDCQPISGEVDVLQITVIDREELPIFVSVTDDQILCITYLWGKDEVKADSIHDLHESMLEMNIPMPLSSFSKIGDKYVLFGALSINSTFSDIEHELAVLNNNAIEIIDDMSDYLI
- a CDS encoding TIGR04211 family SH3 domain-containing protein → MKIIKCLFASIFFLFSSVLLAEEATDNLVAGYISDDLFIYMHTGPGNNYRILGTITAGEEIKLTGKAENDYTQIIDSKGRETWVEDKYISTTPGVRDQVARLKTQLANNSSDNAGLLNQLDQANSEIARLNKDAKVFDNKVSELNQELEETKLKIKNQDTELKKEWFFNGAVVLVIGLLLGLIIPKIGGRKRSSMDNWG
- a CDS encoding PspA/IM30 family protein, producing MSIFKKIMTAIRGGATEVGESIVDSNATRIFEQEIRDAENHLTKAKRDLTGVMAQQMAASREVDRIKREVVEHEGYAVQALEKGDETLALAVAEKISTLESELSNQQQALDSFEGSANRLKELVKKSERQVQEYKRQLSMVKTTESVQKATSAITDNFSSSNSKLLSAKDSLERIKAKQQKFDDKMKAAEVLASENADTSLAAQLKEAGIGGTDNSANSVLERLKAKQK